A section of the Hemibagrus wyckioides isolate EC202008001 linkage group LG04, SWU_Hwy_1.0, whole genome shotgun sequence genome encodes:
- the fam169b gene encoding protein FAM169B isoform X2 yields the protein MESNSNLPVRNKVQNLIAPVNSYPVDLPCEDYDILCPDSDYLSCLESDTESFCLPNGAEVKVTHDNIGQLSLFGEEDPPHSLLALHLPGDETRVVAIYIHHKWWPITDVLKTSSKSRNGLVFVESVMERVILFLLSQVVFGMLERSLGEHVYFSTHPVSEYGKIFWKDGEAVGFYTVKNKGSLCNGYTAHSYLLPVLDTVFVRSHWRRSGLAMQMLQDFCRSMPTERVLGISYPISPSMFGVCKKYLEIHQEQRDRLYEVEAPGNWSQRRNVWLNILLQHQPTHSDGLISEESPHVTQSTDKQLTATKGKNMPRLAGTKPNRPWRRCVKKQLADQAGTHQKWKKAKIS from the exons ATGGAATCCAACTCCAACTTGCCGGTCAGAAATAAAG TTCAAAACTTAATAGCTCCAGTGAATTCCTACCCCGTGGACTTGCCTTGTGAGGATTACGATATATTGTGCCCTGACTCTGATTACCTGTCATGTCTTGAGTCAGACACAGAGTCATTTTGCCTTCCCAATGGAGCAGAG GTAAAAGTTACTCATGACAATATAGGCCAGCTGAGCCTGTTTGGTGAGGAAGATCCACCTCATTCCCTTCTTGCCCTCCATTTACCTGGGGATGAAACCCGAG TGGTTGCCATATACATACATCACAAATGGTGGCCCATCACTGATGTTTTGAAGACATCCAGCAAATCCAGAAATGGACTTGTGTTT GTGGAGTCAGTAATGGAGAGAGTTATACTGTTCCTGCTGAGTCAGGTTGTGTTTGGAATGTTGGAAAGGTCTCTGGGAGAACATGTGTATTTCTCAACTCATCCTGTGTCAGAATATGGCAAAATCTTCTGGAAAGATGGAGAAGCAGTTGGCTTTTACACTGTTAAAAACAAAG GAAGCCTGTGCAATGGATACACTGCTCACAGTTACCTTCTCCCTGTGCTGGACACTGTGTTTGTGCGTAGCCACTGGAGGAGGAGCGGCTTAGCCATGCAGATGCTCCAGGATTTCTGCAGGTCCATGCCCACAGAGAGGGTACTGGGTATTAGCTACCCCATATCTCCCAGTATGTTTGgag TATGCAAGAAGTATCTAGAGATTCACCAGGAACAAAGAGATCGCCTCTATGAAGTGGAAGCTCCTGGGAATTGGAGTCAGAGACGTAACGTGTGGTTGAACATACTCCTGCAGCACCAGCCAACAcacagtgatg GTTTGATCTCAGAAGAGAGTCCACATGTCACACAATCTACGGATAAACAGCTCACAGCCACTAAAGGGAAG AACATGCCACGACTCGCAGGCACTAAACCAAACAGACCCTGGAGAAGATGTGTAAAGAAGCAACTAGCTGACCAGGCTGGGACACACCAGAAGTGGAAAAAAGCCAAGATATCCTAG
- the arpin gene encoding arpin, with protein sequence MSRIYDNKALQNKPVHSEKLSFSWEPSVYQSGPGVILEGTLCDVSRHAVTDISNKKVRYNILYIKPSQIHYRKYDSKGNEIEPNFSESRKVNTGYLMSSYKLEAKGESDRLTEEQLKGIVNKKELLTITQKHCPSQAFAFWILEAELEKTELEIGQDLRIKTKGDGPFIFSFAKLDAGTVTKHNFAGDEAAGDSWTDKIMANKADAPSKAKPAALGEGAEEDEWDD encoded by the exons ATGAGTCGTATATATGACAACAAGGCGTTACAAAATAAACCCGTTCATAGCGAGAAATTGTCTTTTTCATGGGAGCCGTCTGTCTATCAAAG TGGCCCCGGAGTGATTTTAGAGGGAACCCTGTGTGATGTGTCTCGCCATGCAGTTACTGACATCAGTAATAAAAAG gtgcgTTATAACATCCTGTACATCAAGCCAAGTCAAATTCACTACAGAAAATATGACTCCAAGGGTAATGAGATAGAGCCCAACTTCAGTGAATCCAGGAAAGTCAACACCGGTTATCTTATGTCATCCTACA AACTGGAGGCTAAAGGCGAATCAGATCGTCTTACTGAGGAGCAGCTTAAGGGCATAGTGAACAAAAAGGAACTGCTTACTATCACACAGAAGCATTGTCCCAGCCAAGCCTTTGCTTTCTGGATCTTGGAGGCTGAACTGGAGAAGACAGAACTGGAGATAGGTCAGGATCTCCGTATAAAGACTAAAGGAGATGGTCCCTTTATCT tTTCCTTTGCCAAGTTGGATGCTGGCACAGTGACAAAGCACAATTTTGCAGGAGATGAGGCAGCTGGGGATTCATGGACAGACAAAATAATGGCAAACAAAGCAGACGCGCCAAGTAAAGCGAAGCCAGCCGCACTGGGTGAAGGGGCTGAGGAGGATGAGTGG GACGACTGA
- the fam169b gene encoding protein FAM169B isoform X3: MTLASLRFQNLIAPVNSYPVDLPCEDYDILCPDSDYLSCLESDTESFCLPNGAEVKVTHDNIGQLSLFGEEDPPHSLLALHLPGDETRVVAIYIHHKWWPITDVLKTSSKSRNGLVFVESVMERVILFLLSQVVFGMLERSLGEHVYFSTHPVSEYGKIFWKDGEAVGFYTVKNKGSLCNGYTAHSYLLPVLDTVFVRSHWRRSGLAMQMLQDFCRSMPTERVLGISYPISPSMFGVCKKYLEIHQEQRDRLYEVEAPGNWSQRRNVWLNILLQHQPTHSDGLISEESPHVTQSTDKQLTATKGKKNMPRLAGTKPNRPWRRCVKKQLADQAGTHQKWKKAKIS, translated from the exons ATGACGCTGGCTTCGCTGCGCT TTCAAAACTTAATAGCTCCAGTGAATTCCTACCCCGTGGACTTGCCTTGTGAGGATTACGATATATTGTGCCCTGACTCTGATTACCTGTCATGTCTTGAGTCAGACACAGAGTCATTTTGCCTTCCCAATGGAGCAGAG GTAAAAGTTACTCATGACAATATAGGCCAGCTGAGCCTGTTTGGTGAGGAAGATCCACCTCATTCCCTTCTTGCCCTCCATTTACCTGGGGATGAAACCCGAG TGGTTGCCATATACATACATCACAAATGGTGGCCCATCACTGATGTTTTGAAGACATCCAGCAAATCCAGAAATGGACTTGTGTTT GTGGAGTCAGTAATGGAGAGAGTTATACTGTTCCTGCTGAGTCAGGTTGTGTTTGGAATGTTGGAAAGGTCTCTGGGAGAACATGTGTATTTCTCAACTCATCCTGTGTCAGAATATGGCAAAATCTTCTGGAAAGATGGAGAAGCAGTTGGCTTTTACACTGTTAAAAACAAAG GAAGCCTGTGCAATGGATACACTGCTCACAGTTACCTTCTCCCTGTGCTGGACACTGTGTTTGTGCGTAGCCACTGGAGGAGGAGCGGCTTAGCCATGCAGATGCTCCAGGATTTCTGCAGGTCCATGCCCACAGAGAGGGTACTGGGTATTAGCTACCCCATATCTCCCAGTATGTTTGgag TATGCAAGAAGTATCTAGAGATTCACCAGGAACAAAGAGATCGCCTCTATGAAGTGGAAGCTCCTGGGAATTGGAGTCAGAGACGTAACGTGTGGTTGAACATACTCCTGCAGCACCAGCCAACAcacagtgatg GTTTGATCTCAGAAGAGAGTCCACATGTCACACAATCTACGGATAAACAGCTCACAGCCACTAAAGGGAAG AAGAACATGCCACGACTCGCAGGCACTAAACCAAACAGACCCTGGAGAAGATGTGTAAAGAAGCAACTAGCTGACCAGGCTGGGACACACCAGAAGTGGAAAAAAGCCAAGATATCCTAG
- the fam169b gene encoding protein FAM169B isoform X1, whose protein sequence is MESNSNLPVRNKVQNLIAPVNSYPVDLPCEDYDILCPDSDYLSCLESDTESFCLPNGAEVKVTHDNIGQLSLFGEEDPPHSLLALHLPGDETRVVAIYIHHKWWPITDVLKTSSKSRNGLVFVESVMERVILFLLSQVVFGMLERSLGEHVYFSTHPVSEYGKIFWKDGEAVGFYTVKNKGSLCNGYTAHSYLLPVLDTVFVRSHWRRSGLAMQMLQDFCRSMPTERVLGISYPISPSMFGVCKKYLEIHQEQRDRLYEVEAPGNWSQRRNVWLNILLQHQPTHSDGLISEESPHVTQSTDKQLTATKGKKNMPRLAGTKPNRPWRRCVKKQLADQAGTHQKWKKAKIS, encoded by the exons ATGGAATCCAACTCCAACTTGCCGGTCAGAAATAAAG TTCAAAACTTAATAGCTCCAGTGAATTCCTACCCCGTGGACTTGCCTTGTGAGGATTACGATATATTGTGCCCTGACTCTGATTACCTGTCATGTCTTGAGTCAGACACAGAGTCATTTTGCCTTCCCAATGGAGCAGAG GTAAAAGTTACTCATGACAATATAGGCCAGCTGAGCCTGTTTGGTGAGGAAGATCCACCTCATTCCCTTCTTGCCCTCCATTTACCTGGGGATGAAACCCGAG TGGTTGCCATATACATACATCACAAATGGTGGCCCATCACTGATGTTTTGAAGACATCCAGCAAATCCAGAAATGGACTTGTGTTT GTGGAGTCAGTAATGGAGAGAGTTATACTGTTCCTGCTGAGTCAGGTTGTGTTTGGAATGTTGGAAAGGTCTCTGGGAGAACATGTGTATTTCTCAACTCATCCTGTGTCAGAATATGGCAAAATCTTCTGGAAAGATGGAGAAGCAGTTGGCTTTTACACTGTTAAAAACAAAG GAAGCCTGTGCAATGGATACACTGCTCACAGTTACCTTCTCCCTGTGCTGGACACTGTGTTTGTGCGTAGCCACTGGAGGAGGAGCGGCTTAGCCATGCAGATGCTCCAGGATTTCTGCAGGTCCATGCCCACAGAGAGGGTACTGGGTATTAGCTACCCCATATCTCCCAGTATGTTTGgag TATGCAAGAAGTATCTAGAGATTCACCAGGAACAAAGAGATCGCCTCTATGAAGTGGAAGCTCCTGGGAATTGGAGTCAGAGACGTAACGTGTGGTTGAACATACTCCTGCAGCACCAGCCAACAcacagtgatg GTTTGATCTCAGAAGAGAGTCCACATGTCACACAATCTACGGATAAACAGCTCACAGCCACTAAAGGGAAG AAGAACATGCCACGACTCGCAGGCACTAAACCAAACAGACCCTGGAGAAGATGTGTAAAGAAGCAACTAGCTGACCAGGCTGGGACACACCAGAAGTGGAAAAAAGCCAAGATATCCTAG